TCTTTGGCTCCCGCAGTCGCCAAATGCGCTTTTCCTCCGCCGCCACCGCCGGCTGCTTTCGCAACTTCCCGGATGATATCCCCGGCTTTCAATTTACCGTCATTCAACAAATCGTCGGTTACTGCCG
The genomic region above belongs to bacterium and contains:
- a CDS encoding DHHA1 domain-containing protein, with protein sequence AVTDDLLNDGKLKAGDIIREVAKAAGGGGGGKAHLATAGAKDPSRVPDGVAAALPVIQRILG